One Pontibacillus yanchengensis DNA window includes the following coding sequences:
- a CDS encoding branched-chain amino acid aminotransferase, with amino-acid sequence MSQHISFVQREELKNKPASDALGFGVHYTDHMFVMDYEEEQGWHDPRIVPYGPLTMDPAAMVFHYGQAIFEGLKAYTTPEGTVQLFRPDRNMKRFNQSCERLHIPKIDEDFLLNAIQQLLLTDKDWIPNQEGTSLYIRPYVFATEPFIGVRPSKQYKLLVILSPVGSYYGDQLSPVPIYVEEKYIRASVGGVGEVKTAGNYAASMKAQKEAEAKGYSQILWLDSKENKYVEEVGSMNIFFKINGEVVTPALSGSILNGVTRNSVIELLNHWGIPVREEKISIQEIFDAHERGELEEVFGAGTAVVISPVGELTWNDQTIQVNDKNIGSLSQRLYDTITGIQFGKIEDEFNWTVQVDEVKV; translated from the coding sequence ATGAGTCAACATATATCATTCGTACAAAGAGAAGAGTTAAAGAACAAACCTGCATCTGATGCTTTAGGGTTTGGAGTTCATTACACTGACCACATGTTTGTGATGGATTATGAGGAAGAACAAGGATGGCATGATCCGAGAATTGTTCCGTATGGCCCTCTTACTATGGACCCAGCAGCTATGGTGTTTCACTATGGACAAGCGATATTCGAAGGTTTGAAGGCATATACGACACCAGAGGGTACAGTTCAACTATTTCGTCCAGATCGAAATATGAAGCGATTTAACCAGTCATGCGAGCGTCTTCACATCCCTAAGATCGATGAGGATTTCTTGTTAAACGCGATCCAACAATTGCTTTTAACGGATAAAGATTGGATTCCGAATCAGGAAGGTACCTCCTTATATATTCGTCCCTATGTGTTCGCGACAGAGCCTTTTATTGGAGTCCGTCCTTCCAAACAATATAAATTACTCGTGATTCTTTCTCCTGTAGGATCTTATTATGGGGATCAACTTAGCCCTGTGCCAATCTACGTTGAGGAAAAATATATCCGAGCTTCCGTTGGAGGAGTTGGCGAAGTGAAAACAGCAGGAAATTATGCTGCTAGTATGAAAGCACAGAAAGAAGCTGAAGCAAAAGGCTACTCCCAAATCCTCTGGCTTGATTCCAAAGAAAATAAATATGTAGAAGAAGTCGGTAGTATGAACATCTTCTTTAAAATCAACGGAGAAGTCGTAACCCCTGCATTAAGTGGAAGTATCTTAAATGGAGTGACACGTAATTCCGTAATCGAACTACTCAACCATTGGGGTATCCCGGTTCGAGAAGAGAAGATTTCCATCCAAGAAATTTTTGATGCTCATGAACGTGGTGAATTAGAGGAAGTATTCGGTGCTGGTACAGCCGTTGTTATTTCTCCAGTTGGAGAATTAACATGGAATGACCAAACTATTCAGGTAAACGATAAAAACATCGGCTCATTATCCCAACGTCTTTATGACACCATTACAGGAATTCAATTTGGCAAGATAGAAGATGAATTCAACTGGACTGTTCAAGTGGATGAAGTAAAGGTATAA
- a CDS encoding protein adenylyltransferase SelO, translating to MTTNNEMGWNFDHSYTRLPDMFFERVDPTPVRSPEMVVFNEELAQSLGLDGKRLQSQEGIDILSGNQLPEGALPIAMAYAGHQFGGFTMLGDGRAVLLGEHMTSSEETLDIQLKGSGTTPYSRAGDGRATLGPMLREYIISEAMHGLGIPTNRSLSVVKTGESVRRERELPGAVLTRVAASHLRVGTFEYVSEWGSKEDLKTLADYAIHRHYPEVKEDENPYLSLYKKVIEQQAALIAKWQLVGFIHGVMNTDNMTISGETIDYGPCAFMDEFDPKTVFSSIDTQGRYAYQNQPAIGQWNLARFAEALLPLFHADQEEGVELAKEALAHFEKIYYSHWLIGMRKKLGLLNEEKQDRELIDNLLDIMKTNRADFTNTFRALTLKKVEDTPMYGTEEFTNWYKQWQERVARQEETNASIYEVMKNANPAVIPRNHRVEEALQAAVNKDDYGVMERLMNVLSNPYEYSEEQEEYATWPDPSRGPYQTFCGT from the coding sequence ATGACAACGAATAATGAAATGGGATGGAACTTCGATCATAGTTATACTCGTCTGCCGGACATGTTTTTTGAAAGGGTGGACCCTACTCCTGTACGTTCTCCGGAGATGGTTGTGTTTAATGAAGAGTTGGCACAATCTTTAGGTCTAGATGGTAAGAGGCTACAAAGCCAAGAAGGTATTGATATATTGAGTGGGAACCAACTCCCTGAAGGTGCGTTGCCGATTGCAATGGCTTATGCCGGGCATCAGTTCGGAGGCTTTACGATGTTAGGGGACGGTAGAGCTGTGTTACTTGGGGAGCATATGACCTCTTCAGAGGAAACGCTCGATATTCAGCTGAAAGGATCAGGAACGACACCATATTCTCGTGCAGGCGATGGCCGTGCGACACTTGGACCGATGTTACGAGAATACATCATCAGTGAAGCTATGCATGGTCTCGGCATTCCAACTAATCGTAGTCTTTCTGTAGTGAAAACAGGGGAATCTGTGAGGCGTGAAAGAGAGCTACCTGGTGCTGTACTTACCCGCGTTGCAGCAAGTCATCTGCGTGTCGGGACGTTTGAATACGTGTCAGAATGGGGCAGTAAAGAAGATCTCAAGACACTCGCTGATTACGCCATCCATCGTCATTACCCAGAGGTGAAAGAGGATGAGAATCCATACCTTTCACTTTATAAAAAAGTCATCGAACAACAGGCTGCACTCATCGCTAAATGGCAACTGGTTGGCTTTATCCATGGGGTTATGAATACGGATAACATGACAATCAGTGGGGAAACAATTGATTATGGTCCGTGTGCCTTTATGGATGAATTTGACCCGAAAACCGTCTTCAGTTCTATTGATACGCAAGGTCGCTATGCTTATCAAAACCAACCAGCCATTGGTCAATGGAACCTCGCACGCTTTGCTGAGGCGTTATTGCCATTATTCCATGCAGATCAAGAGGAAGGTGTCGAACTAGCCAAAGAAGCTCTAGCTCATTTTGAGAAAATCTATTATAGTCATTGGCTTATAGGAATGAGAAAGAAACTAGGCCTCTTAAATGAAGAAAAGCAAGACAGAGAGTTAATTGATAACCTTCTCGACATTATGAAAACGAATCGTGCTGATTTCACCAATACATTTCGCGCTTTAACACTCAAGAAAGTAGAGGATACGCCTATGTATGGTACAGAAGAGTTTACGAACTGGTATAAACAATGGCAAGAGAGAGTGGCTAGACAGGAAGAAACGAATGCGTCTATTTATGAAGTGATGAAAAACGCTAACCCTGCAGTTATCCCAAGGAACCACCGCGTAGAAGAAGCGCTTCAAGCTGCAGTCAACAAAGATGACTATGGTGTGATGGAGCGGTTAATGAACGTTCTTTCTAATCCTTATGAGTACTCAGAGGAACAAGAAGAATATGCTACATGGCCTGACCCATCAAGAGGTCCTTACCAAACGTTTTGTGGAACTTAA